A part of Setaria viridis chromosome 8, Setaria_viridis_v4.0, whole genome shotgun sequence genomic DNA contains:
- the LOC140220281 gene encoding uncharacterized protein encodes MAYRFVDPTPFLPRGSQRQLVGFRKPISRVILGAPRRNQCDVVIATIEPLPQQQFVHEKDFLIGGGPHEYGFNIDYWTKVDLEKAIAEFGRLLVWEEDPNNLARIVAKIRVVDLSEIPWFLVCSEDEDFEGNSWTAQCEILQYRMLGGGPTDEGQPPDDVEPTLFDFFGYGQPSGNVADPGNANLNANQPINQEPVPQWGLWPDGREAQDNGPFIGPQIAQEDPVVPIVQALPALNPVNHDQGEEGDNPDFDLNMAIADDLGGIDNLAPSDEEIEEAGNDVVNNQVIEGSDNSDNEVPIANQVMEHPVHVEVFIPQVDGHPVQMVQDEINENDLMGGNQDQDIQLAEENNNFMYLGYVEVMQPSQDPVFAQMESLYRPPSNQPSAEFYRQWARHFSSASDEPKVEVPISWASFFMAQLITPGNFEWAKNFLSSPAMQYLEPDQSLNFSIPMKCPYSSATACAKAIVTATVDNKGKGIIFEGSDKSLITSSSASPFIATTTSQSAGPGIPSADSANSTQSSPATPVQGLLKKVAASSGPWSKSLLGINSDKKWHSVKDKIFESNCDIICLQETKREAFDSLFIKKFCPSSFDKFEFLPSQGASSGLAIIWKSSVFCGELVFMNQYAISVKLSSNLSEWEWILTNVYGPCSAEGKFAIIQWFENIRMPDDFDWLVVGDFNLIREPSNRNKPGGNHNDMFRFNEAINQLGLVEIPLKSKHFTWSNKQQAPLLERLDWFFSSNSWVLNHPNTIAYPLVMETSDHSPCVINIASDIPKGKLFRFENYWLEHDQFMNIVSHGWSVPVQEIDRAKIITQKFKNLRRVLRAWQSQLSSLKSLLSNVKLSLSFMELIEEYRDLTLIEWNFKVLLQEQLQNLLKQQNIYWKQRGSIKWVKFGDESTKFFHANASIKHGKSYIRSLADITGSLKYNHWEKEVILWDAYKERLGTSEYNSMVFDLQQLLHQVEDLHCLEEPFSHDEIDSVIKSMPNDKAPGPEQYKIVLLGHLNTYTYVTSPERR; translated from the exons ATGGCGTACAGATTTGTGGATCCTACTCCTTTTCTTCCTCGCGGTTCCCAGCGGCAGTTGGTGGGCTTCCGTAAGCCAATATCCAGAGTTATTCTTGGTGCTCCACGAAGGAATCAATGCGATGTGGTGATAGCAACCATCGAGCCCCTACCGCAACAGCAG TTTGTCCATGAAAAGGATTTCTTGATTGGTGGGGGTCCTCATGAGTATG GCTTTAACATTGACTATTGGACAAAAGTAGACTTGGAGAAGGCTATTGCAGAATTTGGTCGGCTTCTGGTTTGGGAAGAGGATCCCAATAATTTGGCCAGAATTGTTGCTAAAATAAGAGTTGTTGATCTCTCAGAGATACCATGGTTTCTTGTCTGTTCAGAGGATGAGGATTTTGAAGGGAATTCATGGACTGCTCAGTGTGAAATTTTACAATACAGAATGCTAGGTGGGGGTCCTACTGATGAAGGACAACCGCCAGATGATGTGGAGCCGACTCTATTTGACTTTTTCGGTTATGGGCAGCCTTCTGGTAATGTGGCAGATCCAGGGAATGCTAATCTCAATGCTAATCAACCTATTAATCAGGAGCCAGTACCACAATGGGGCCTCTGGCCTGATGGGCGAGAAGCACAAGACAATGGGCCTTTCATTGGCCCACAAATAGCCCAAGAAGACCCAGTTGTCCCTATTGTTCAGGCATTACCTGCACTTAATCCTGTGAATCATGACCAGGGAGAAGAAGGGGATAACCCAGATTTTGATTTGAACATGGCCATTGCTGATGATTTGGGGGGAATTGATAATTTGGCTCCTTCAGATGAGGAAATAGAGGAGGCAGGTAATGATGTAGTAAATAATCAAGTGATTGAAGGGTCAGATAACTCTGATAATGAGGTCCCTATAGCTAATCAGGTGATGGAGCATCCTGTGCATGTTGAGGTTTTCATTCCCCAAGTTGATGGACACCCTGTTCAGATGGTGCAAGATGAAATAAATGAGAATGATCTGATGGGAGGCAATCAGGATCAGGATATACAGTTGGCAGAGGAGAATAATAATTTTATGTACTTGGGTTATGTGGAAGTTATGCAACCTAGCCAAGATCCAGTTTTTGCCCAAATGGAATCATTGTATCGCCCTCCTTCCAATCAGCCAAGTGCTGAATTCTATAGACAGTGGGCAAGACATTTTTCTTCAGCATCTGATGAACCCAAGGTAGAGGTTCCTATTTCTTGGGCCTCGTTCTTTATGGCTCAACTGATTACCCCAGGAAATTTTGAGTGGGCCAAGAATTTCTTATCATCTCCAGCTATGCAGTACCTGGAGCCTGATCAATCCCTGAATTTTTCGATTCCTATGAAGTGCCCTTATTCTTCAGCAACAGCTTGTGCCAAAGCAATAGTTACTGCCACAGTTGATAACAAAGGCAAAGGTATCATATTTGAAGGTTCTGATAAATCCCTCATTACGAGTTCCTCCGCTTCTCCATTCATTGCCACAACTACATCTCAGAGTGCTGGGCCTGGGATTCCTTCAGCTGACTCAGCCAACAGCACTCAGTCTTCTCCAGCTACGCCGGTTCAGGGGTTGCTTAAGAAGGTTGCTGCTTCTTCTGGCCCATGGTCCAAGTCCCTACT AGGCATTAATTCTGACAAGAAGTGGCATTCAGTTAAAGATAAAATTTTTGAGAGTAATTGTGACATCATTTGCCTCCAGGAAACAAAGAGAGAAGCTTTTGACAGTCTCTTCATCAAAAAATTTTGCCCCTCCTCTTTTGACAAGTTTGAGTTTTTGCCCTCACAAGGGGCTTCTAGTGGTCTTGCAATAATCTGGAAATCTTCTGTGTTCTGTGGAGAATTGGTGTTCATGAATCAATATGCTATTTCAGTGAAGCTCTCTTCTAACCTTTCTGAATGGGAATGGATCTTAACAAATGTTTATGGGCCTTGTTCTGCGGAGGGGAAATTTGCGATCATTCAATGGTTTGAAAATATACGGATGCCAGATGATTTTGACTGGTTGGTGGTGGGTGATTTCAACCTCATAAGAGAGCCATCTAATAGAAACAAGCCTGGGGGTAATCACAATGACATGTTTCGATTCAATGAGGCAATTAACCAACTTGGCTTAGTGGAGATTCCTCTGAAATCAAAGCACTTTACATGGTCAAATAAACAACAAGCACCTCTGTTGGAAAGGTTAGACTGGTTTTTCTCATCTAATTCTTGGGTTCTTAATCATCCAAACACAATTGCCTATCCTTTGGTGATGGAAACTTCAGATCATTCTCCTTGTGTAATCAACATTGCTTCTGATATTCCGAAGGGCAAGCTCTTTAGATTCGAAAACTATTGGCTTGAACATGATCAGTTCATGAACATAGTTTCACATGGTTGGTCGGTTCCAGTACAGGAAATTGATAGAGCAAAAATTATTACTCAGAAGTTCAAGAATCTTAGAAGGGTGCTAAGAGCATGGCAGTCTCAACTTTCAAGTCTAAAGTCCCTCCTATCCAATGTGAAGTTGTCCCTCTCTTTTATGGAATTAATTGAGGAATATAGAGACTTGACTCTTATTGAATGGAATTTCAAGGTTCTGTTGCAGGAACAGTTACAAAACTTACTCAAGCAGCAAAATATCTATTGGAAACAAAGAGGATCAATTAAATGGGTCAAGTTTGGTGATGAATCAACAAAATTCTTTCATGCGAATGCTTCCATCAAGCATGGTAAAAGCTATATTAGATCCCTAGCAGACATAACAGGGTCCCTAAAATATAACCATTGGGAAAAGGAAGTAATTCTCTGGGATGCATACAAGGAAAGATTGGGTACTTCTGAGTACAACTCTATGGTTTTTGATCTACAACAATTACTGCACCAAGTGGAGGACCTGCACTGCCTGGAGGAACCCTTTTCTCATGATGAGATAGATTCTGTTATCAAGTCTATGCCAAATGACAAGGCTCCAG GACCAGAACAATACAAGATTGTCTTGCTTGGGCATTTGAATACCTACACTTATGTCACAAGTCCAGAAAGGAGATAG